One genomic window of Candidatus Nitrospira inopinata includes the following:
- a CDS encoding ChaN family lipoprotein, giving the protein MFAKHLRRDKVDRGCSPFQGAVLALLFTVSLGCLQHGSHVSGSDSASEWRPWQVLDTRTGRMLSTSDWLNELTLYDVIYVGEEHYNAYHIEAALRILEHLRANGVKPVIGMEMFGWDGQGALDDYVSNKNLSKSDFLAQVRWTQNWGGAFEDYEPLVAFARTHSLSVRAMNPPRPLIRQIVKVGLAQARKDPEWQRWGLHQEEIVDDPAYRARILDQIQRCHGGGSKDHFQSMYEASMVRDEGMAMTIATSLDDLRRSQEKARRIIVSYTGGGHIQYGLPVPQRVARRFSGQIKQTTVYLMSFDGGKTDELREQMRERIADYIWLTPTSKKGPPQRCR; this is encoded by the coding sequence ATGTTTGCAAAACATCTTCGCCGTGACAAGGTCGATCGAGGCTGCAGCCCCTTTCAAGGGGCGGTCCTCGCCCTCTTGTTCACGGTGAGCCTCGGTTGTCTTCAGCATGGCAGCCACGTTTCCGGTTCGGACTCGGCAAGCGAATGGCGACCGTGGCAGGTGCTGGACACGCGAACGGGCCGGATGCTTTCGACATCCGATTGGTTGAATGAGTTGACCCTCTATGACGTCATATACGTGGGGGAAGAGCACTACAACGCGTACCACATTGAAGCCGCCTTGCGAATTTTAGAGCACTTGCGGGCCAACGGAGTCAAGCCCGTCATCGGCATGGAAATGTTCGGATGGGACGGCCAGGGGGCGTTGGACGATTATGTGTCGAACAAGAACCTATCGAAAAGCGACTTCCTCGCGCAGGTCCGCTGGACTCAAAACTGGGGAGGAGCGTTTGAGGATTATGAGCCGCTGGTGGCCTTCGCCCGAACCCACAGTTTGTCCGTTCGAGCCATGAATCCACCCAGGCCGTTGATCCGTCAAATCGTCAAGGTCGGATTGGCCCAAGCTCGGAAGGATCCGGAATGGCAACGGTGGGGGCTTCATCAGGAAGAGATCGTCGACGATCCGGCCTACCGTGCGCGGATCCTCGACCAGATTCAGCGCTGTCACGGAGGAGGTAGCAAGGATCATTTTCAATCGATGTACGAGGCATCGATGGTCCGCGACGAGGGAATGGCCATGACGATCGCGACAAGCCTGGACGACCTGCGTCGGTCTCAGGAAAAGGCCCGTCGGATCATCGTGAGCTACACGGGAGGAGGCCATATCCAATACGGACTGCCCGTTCCCCAACGCGTGGCCAGACGGTTTTCCGGCCAAATCAAGCAGACGACCGTCTACCTCATGTCATTCGATGGCGGCAAAACCGACGAGCTCCGCGAACAGATGCGCGAACGGATTGCGGACTATATCTGGCTGACGCCGACAAGCAAAAAAGGTCCTCCTCAACGTTGCCGATAG
- a CDS encoding ABC transporter ATP-binding protein, with product MIRVTNVSMTLPAAGRSVPILKEISLWIPPKQSVAIVGPSGSGKSTLLGLMAGLDRPTTGSIELDGTDITTLLEGEMARFRREKIGYIFQSFHLIPTLTAIENVMVPLELNGARDADRRAADLLTAVGLSDRMGHYPVQLSGGEQQRVAVARAFACRPPILLADEPTGNLDSATGSQIIDLLLSLHHDHGITLVLVTHDHALAASMQRVVALRDGRLESDSLVASALPSDLLVSQGNAE from the coding sequence ATGATCAGAGTGACCAATGTCTCCATGACCCTTCCTGCGGCCGGCCGGTCCGTGCCCATTTTGAAGGAAATTTCTTTGTGGATTCCCCCCAAACAGTCAGTCGCCATCGTGGGTCCGTCAGGAAGCGGGAAATCCACCCTGTTGGGGTTAATGGCCGGCCTCGATCGCCCGACGACCGGATCGATCGAGCTTGATGGAACCGACATCACGACGCTCTTGGAAGGGGAGATGGCCCGGTTTCGCCGAGAGAAGATCGGCTACATCTTTCAATCGTTTCATTTGATTCCGACACTGACGGCCATTGAGAACGTGATGGTCCCCTTGGAATTGAACGGAGCGCGTGATGCCGACCGACGGGCGGCTGATTTATTGACGGCCGTCGGGTTGTCTGACCGCATGGGACATTATCCGGTGCAGCTATCCGGAGGCGAACAACAACGGGTCGCCGTGGCGCGCGCGTTTGCCTGCCGCCCTCCCATTCTCTTGGCCGACGAGCCGACCGGAAACCTTGACAGCGCGACCGGCTCGCAGATCATCGACCTCTTGCTCTCGCTTCACCACGACCATGGAATCACTCTGGTGCTCGTCACTCACGATCACGCCTTGGCGGCCTCGATGCAGCGGGTGGTCGCTCTGCGCGACGGCCGTCTGGAATCGGACTCGTTGGTGGCTTCCGCTCTTCCCTCGGATCTCCTCGTCTCTCAAGGAAACGCTGAATGA
- a CDS encoding SWIM zinc finger family protein — translation MRYKIACSAERLGLLDPQMIESVVAANAFQIGRQYMTENRVRIVDADDTQISAAVIGHSGLYEQTIKLKDGHLVSKCSCALSEEPMCRHCIAALLEYHRWTQPRQPQKGKATRATTTPPESAPMNESDSAPPKPSSVPDIKLSDVMQFVAWLEPAMKAIENGGEIPAPPLVDPGAVRTWITNLTDLELRRRENQQALLDLQAEMRDREAYLDRLSQQLQASIAEAKAAQSALHSLQREAARYQTTLAQAAGLVEEVMGQEAEIRTAARELLSKAAHLDALTDSFHELADSLQLSLKQPPLK, via the coding sequence ATGCGATACAAAATCGCTTGCAGCGCCGAGCGGCTGGGCTTGCTGGACCCGCAGATGATCGAGTCCGTGGTCGCAGCCAACGCCTTCCAAATCGGGCGCCAGTACATGACGGAAAACCGAGTTCGCATTGTCGATGCGGACGACACGCAGATCTCCGCAGCCGTTATCGGACATTCAGGACTATACGAGCAGACGATCAAGCTCAAAGATGGCCATCTGGTTTCCAAGTGTTCGTGCGCGCTCTCCGAAGAGCCGATGTGTCGGCACTGTATCGCGGCGTTACTGGAGTACCATCGCTGGACGCAACCTCGGCAACCGCAGAAGGGCAAAGCCACCCGCGCCACAACCACTCCGCCGGAGTCCGCCCCCATGAATGAATCCGATTCTGCTCCACCGAAACCATCGTCCGTTCCCGATATTAAATTGAGTGACGTCATGCAGTTCGTGGCATGGCTTGAGCCGGCGATGAAAGCGATTGAAAACGGCGGCGAGATTCCGGCTCCGCCCCTCGTGGATCCCGGAGCGGTACGGACGTGGATCACGAATCTGACCGACTTGGAACTCCGCCGGCGCGAAAACCAGCAGGCGCTGCTGGACCTTCAGGCCGAAATGAGAGATCGCGAGGCCTATCTCGATCGATTATCTCAGCAGCTCCAGGCGTCGATCGCGGAAGCGAAGGCCGCCCAATCTGCGCTGCACAGCCTGCAACGTGAGGCTGCGCGGTATCAAACGACCTTGGCCCAAGCCGCAGGACTGGTCGAAGAAGTGATGGGGCAGGAGGCGGAGATTCGGACGGCCGCGCGCGAACTCCTGAGCAAAGCCGCTCATCTCGATGCACTGACCGACTCCTTTCACGAACTCGCCGACTCCCTTCAACTCTCGTTGAAACAGCCTCCGCTCAAATGA
- a CDS encoding arylesterase — MRQTMNEGRRAYRIWVAVLILLFPTLTVWGESTGTTEIKPRIVAFGDSLTAGLGVKRDDAYPAQLQRRLEELGFRYQVINAGVSGDTTAGGLRRVGWVLSAKPEIVILELGANDGLRGLGLEQTKNNLDHIIRQLRQADVTVILAGMKLPPNYGREYTEQFESIYPALANRYRLPLIPFFLEGVAASSKLNQADGIHPTKEGYEIVVEQILKVLTPVLQERKRKF; from the coding sequence TTGCGTCAGACCATGAACGAAGGCCGGCGTGCGTATCGGATCTGGGTTGCCGTGCTCATTCTGTTGTTTCCCACGCTGACGGTATGGGGAGAATCGACCGGAACGACGGAGATCAAACCTCGTATCGTGGCCTTCGGCGACAGCCTCACGGCCGGACTTGGAGTCAAGAGGGATGATGCCTATCCGGCTCAGCTTCAAAGGCGATTGGAAGAGCTTGGGTTCCGATATCAGGTGATCAACGCCGGGGTGAGCGGCGATACGACGGCCGGAGGACTTCGGCGCGTGGGTTGGGTCCTCTCCGCCAAACCGGAGATCGTCATCTTGGAGCTTGGCGCGAATGATGGACTCAGAGGGCTCGGTCTTGAACAGACGAAAAACAACCTTGATCACATCATCCGGCAATTGCGGCAAGCCGACGTGACCGTCATTTTGGCCGGCATGAAACTGCCCCCCAACTACGGGCGAGAGTACACGGAACAGTTCGAGTCAATCTATCCGGCCCTTGCGAACCGGTATCGCCTGCCGCTGATTCCTTTTTTTCTAGAGGGGGTCGCCGCTTCTTCGAAGCTGAATCAGGCCGACGGCATTCATCCGACAAAAGAGGGGTATGAGATTGTCGTCGAGCAGATCCTGAAAGTGCTCACCCCTGTCCTTCAGGAGCGAAAGAGGAAATTCTAA
- a CDS encoding EVE domain-containing protein → MRYWLMKSEPSVFSIDDLQHAPEQTTCWDGVRNYQARNYMREMAVGDLVLFYHSNDNPPAVVGIARVVKTAYPDPTQFDKKDKHYDSASRPSDPRWDMVDIKYVRKLSRPLSLHELRKERLLRNMLLLQKGSRLSVQPVSRQEWEHILSMEKPAE, encoded by the coding sequence GTGCGATACTGGCTGATGAAATCGGAGCCCTCCGTCTTTTCCATTGATGACTTACAACACGCTCCCGAACAAACGACCTGTTGGGACGGGGTGCGGAACTATCAGGCGCGGAATTACATGCGGGAAATGGCCGTCGGCGATTTGGTGCTCTTCTATCACAGCAACGACAACCCTCCGGCGGTGGTCGGAATCGCTCGTGTCGTGAAAACCGCCTATCCGGACCCCACGCAATTCGATAAGAAGGACAAACACTACGATTCGGCCAGCCGTCCTTCCGATCCTCGATGGGACATGGTGGACATCAAGTACGTGAGGAAACTGTCCCGTCCCCTTTCTTTGCATGAATTACGGAAAGAACGGCTTCTTCGGAACATGCTCTTGCTCCAAAAAGGGTCGCGCCTCTCAGTGCAGCCGGTCAGCCGGCAGGAGTGGGAGCACATCCTGTCCATGGAAAAGCCAGCCGAGTAG
- a CDS encoding ABC transporter permease, whose protein sequence is MTFFALKMAWRETRAAWRHFLYFLVCIAVGVGALTGVSLFGAQVEQAVTKEARSLLGGDLEIRLTRQISAEGRVVLDSLRDRGVIVTHISELIAMAANASFPTAGQPTQIIELKAVEPQYPLYGSLRLEPEEKLGNLLRPQARACPDHPCFGVVVEESLLIRMGLAVGDRLKIGQGRFIITGVVRTEPDRVANMFSLGPRVFMSQEGLHEAELIKVGSRIRERYVLKLPDSLSAESLLYELRGRLASDAARVTGYRDAQPQLKRSVDQLTRYLGLIGLTALFVGGAGVATSVHAFVREKLATIAILKTIGADSPTIIRTYVLQAVGLGLIGSAVGLFIGVLLYQGLPWVFTALISSALLDQLGFSESKLFLSPAPFLKGLALGVLSSLLFTLWPLLTIRDVKPAWIFRRDVDPFRPLDHPATVRWRMFGKTFDQTGLLAFLGIGTGLTLLSMWQAGSWKIGALFIFSFAVAVLLLALSARLALFSLKKWSRPRYLPLRQAVGNIKRPGSQVTGITIAVGMGVMVMTTVALVERALLDQMNESRPTDSPSFFFIDIQPDQAEEFAALLRARSGDRAPQLTPLVRARISALKGVPITVDAMSEREDRQEQSADKEEARKNWFLSREYALTFLQDLPKDNRIVRGEWWKPGQAFATPLISLEEDAAKQLGLEIGDSVEFDIQGTPVSGEVRSIRHVEWGNFSTNFYMIFSPGALDGAPHTYVATVRVPPSEEVALQQAVVSSFPNVTAINVGDVLGSFAQVVDRLSLAIQAVALFCVLSGSLVMAAALAATRYRRLYESLILKALGATRGVLAQTFALEYALLGALGGLSGILLASVLSWAALSLIFDLGWSLQPMILVGSLFTTMALTTMVGFLSTYRILGQPPLSVLRHE, encoded by the coding sequence ATGACTTTCTTCGCCCTAAAGATGGCGTGGCGCGAAACACGCGCGGCCTGGAGACACTTTCTGTATTTCTTGGTCTGTATCGCCGTCGGCGTGGGAGCCTTGACCGGTGTCTCTCTTTTTGGAGCCCAAGTTGAGCAAGCGGTCACCAAAGAGGCGCGCAGCCTTCTGGGCGGCGACCTTGAGATCCGGTTGACCAGGCAGATCAGCGCGGAGGGTCGGGTGGTTTTGGATTCGCTCCGCGATCGCGGCGTGATCGTGACGCACATCAGCGAACTCATCGCCATGGCGGCGAACGCTTCTTTCCCGACGGCGGGGCAACCGACGCAAATCATCGAGCTCAAGGCCGTCGAACCGCAATACCCGCTCTATGGCTCGCTCCGTCTGGAGCCTGAGGAGAAGTTGGGGAACCTTCTTCGCCCCCAAGCTCGCGCATGCCCCGATCATCCTTGCTTCGGAGTGGTCGTTGAGGAGTCTCTGTTAATCAGAATGGGGCTTGCCGTAGGCGATCGGCTCAAGATCGGTCAAGGACGATTCATCATTACCGGCGTCGTCAGGACGGAGCCGGATCGCGTGGCGAACATGTTCAGTCTCGGCCCCCGAGTGTTCATGTCTCAAGAGGGGCTCCACGAAGCCGAGCTGATCAAAGTGGGAAGTCGGATCCGCGAGCGATACGTGCTCAAACTTCCCGACTCCCTGTCGGCCGAATCGCTGTTGTATGAATTGCGCGGGCGGCTTGCGTCGGACGCGGCGCGCGTCACGGGATACCGCGACGCGCAACCGCAATTGAAACGGTCCGTGGATCAACTGACCCGTTATTTGGGTCTGATCGGATTGACGGCCCTGTTCGTGGGAGGAGCGGGGGTGGCGACTTCCGTTCACGCCTTTGTCCGAGAAAAGCTCGCCACGATCGCCATTCTCAAAACGATCGGCGCGGATTCCCCGACCATCATCCGAACGTACGTATTACAAGCCGTGGGCCTTGGACTGATAGGAAGCGCCGTCGGGCTGTTCATCGGCGTGCTTCTCTACCAAGGATTGCCATGGGTCTTTACTGCGCTGATAAGTTCGGCCCTTCTCGACCAATTGGGGTTTTCCGAGAGCAAGCTGTTCCTTTCTCCCGCCCCCTTTCTCAAGGGATTGGCGCTCGGCGTCCTGTCTTCGCTGCTTTTTACCCTCTGGCCCTTGCTGACGATCCGCGATGTGAAGCCGGCGTGGATTTTTCGACGCGACGTCGACCCCTTCCGCCCATTGGATCATCCGGCAACGGTTCGATGGCGGATGTTTGGAAAAACGTTCGATCAGACGGGCCTGCTCGCGTTCCTGGGGATCGGGACCGGATTGACGTTATTATCCATGTGGCAAGCCGGGTCCTGGAAGATCGGTGCTCTTTTTATTTTCTCATTTGCCGTCGCGGTCTTGCTGTTGGCGCTTTCAGCCCGTCTCGCGCTCTTCAGCCTCAAGAAATGGTCTCGCCCGCGGTATCTCCCCTTGCGCCAGGCGGTCGGCAACATCAAACGTCCCGGCAGCCAGGTCACCGGCATCACGATCGCCGTCGGAATGGGCGTCATGGTGATGACCACGGTGGCGCTCGTTGAACGGGCGCTGCTCGATCAAATGAATGAGAGTCGGCCGACCGATTCTCCTTCCTTTTTCTTTATCGACATCCAGCCGGATCAGGCGGAAGAATTCGCCGCTCTCCTGCGCGCTCGATCGGGCGATCGGGCGCCACAGTTGACGCCGCTGGTGCGCGCCAGGATTTCCGCCTTGAAGGGTGTTCCGATCACGGTCGACGCGATGTCCGAGCGGGAGGATCGGCAAGAGCAATCGGCGGACAAGGAAGAGGCGCGAAAGAACTGGTTCCTGTCCCGAGAGTACGCGTTGACCTTCCTCCAAGACCTTCCCAAGGACAACAGGATCGTGCGCGGCGAATGGTGGAAGCCCGGTCAAGCCTTCGCCACCCCCCTCATCTCGCTCGAGGAGGACGCGGCGAAACAACTGGGCCTTGAAATAGGCGATTCCGTGGAATTTGACATCCAGGGCACGCCCGTCAGCGGAGAGGTGCGCAGCATTCGACACGTCGAATGGGGCAACTTCTCGACGAACTTCTATATGATTTTTTCCCCGGGCGCATTGGACGGAGCGCCGCATACCTATGTCGCCACCGTTCGTGTCCCCCCGTCGGAAGAAGTGGCGCTCCAGCAGGCAGTGGTCTCCTCGTTTCCCAATGTGACGGCCATCAACGTCGGAGACGTTCTCGGCAGTTTCGCTCAAGTGGTCGATCGGCTGTCTCTTGCCATCCAGGCCGTGGCCTTGTTCTGCGTCCTGTCCGGAAGTCTCGTCATGGCGGCCGCGCTGGCTGCGACGCGCTATCGGCGGCTCTACGAATCTCTGATTCTGAAAGCCTTGGGAGCGACACGCGGGGTTCTCGCGCAAACGTTCGCCCTTGAGTACGCCCTGTTGGGGGCCCTGGGTGGACTGTCGGGAATCCTGCTGGCAAGCGTCTTGTCGTGGGCGGCTCTGTCCCTGATATTTGATCTCGGTTGGAGCCTCCAGCCAATGATCTTGGTCGGGAGCCTCTTCACAACCATGGCTCTGACCACGATGGTCGGCTTTCTGAGCACCTATCGAATTCTTGGCCAGCCTCCCCTATCCGTCCTGCGTCACGAATAG
- a CDS encoding AAA family ATPase: MMNPTETIRSIQNNIARVIKGKPAAIEMTVVCLLARGHLLLEDVPGVGKTTLAHSLARSLDCSFKRIQFTSDLLPSDIVGVSIFNRQKQAFEFMPGPIFANIVLADEINRTTPKTQSSLLEAMSEAQISVDNQTYPLGQPFMVIATQNPAEYHGTFPLPESQLDRFFMKLRLGYPMPEEEKKVLERTPSLHPAEELRPIVTAQDVLDLQAQADNVFMDESLTDYLLSIVQATRQSELLALGVSTRGALALNRATKALALARGRTYCLPDDIRELAPIVLSHRVMVAHAQGLRRRGFEQAECIIRDIVDSVPVPV, encoded by the coding sequence ATGATGAATCCGACAGAAACCATTCGTTCGATTCAAAACAATATCGCGCGGGTGATTAAAGGCAAACCGGCCGCCATTGAAATGACGGTCGTCTGTCTTCTGGCTCGAGGACATCTGCTCCTTGAAGACGTACCCGGCGTCGGGAAAACCACGTTGGCCCATAGCCTGGCTCGGTCGCTGGACTGTTCGTTCAAGCGCATCCAATTTACGAGCGACCTCCTCCCATCGGACATTGTCGGCGTCTCGATCTTCAATCGTCAAAAACAAGCGTTCGAGTTCATGCCCGGCCCGATCTTCGCCAACATCGTGTTGGCCGACGAAATTAATCGGACGACGCCAAAGACGCAAAGCAGTCTGTTGGAGGCCATGAGCGAAGCGCAGATTTCGGTGGATAATCAGACCTACCCCTTAGGTCAGCCGTTTATGGTCATCGCGACGCAGAACCCGGCCGAGTATCATGGAACCTTCCCCTTACCCGAATCGCAACTCGACCGATTTTTCATGAAGCTTCGTCTCGGCTATCCCATGCCGGAGGAGGAAAAAAAAGTATTGGAACGGACTCCGTCCTTGCACCCCGCCGAAGAGCTTCGGCCGATCGTCACCGCTCAAGATGTGCTCGATCTTCAGGCTCAGGCGGACAACGTTTTCATGGACGAAAGTCTCACCGACTATTTGCTCTCCATTGTACAGGCGACGCGACAGTCCGAGCTGCTTGCTTTGGGGGTAAGCACGCGAGGGGCGCTGGCGCTCAACCGTGCAACCAAGGCGCTGGCGCTTGCACGAGGGCGGACCTACTGTCTGCCCGACGATATTAGAGAGTTGGCGCCGATCGTTCTTTCTCACCGGGTGATGGTTGCCCACGCGCAAGGCCTTCGCCGGCGCGGCTTTGAACAAGCCGAATGCATCATCCGCGATATTGTGGATTCAGTCCCCGTTCCCGTTTGA
- the thrH gene encoding bifunctional phosphoserine phosphatase/homoserine phosphotransferase ThrH, translating into MNKPVMVCLDLEGVLVPEIWINVALKTGIEDLKITTREMPDYDKLMKQRLAILDRHHLKLDDIQEVIAAMGPLEGAAEFLGWLRERCQVIILSDTFYQFALPLMRQLGFPTLFCNQLEVNDSGRIVNYHMRMQNQKKHAVAAFKALNFWIMAAGDSYNDTAMLEEADAGFFFRPPDHLPKEFPQFPVTRTYDELRERFMTAGKFC; encoded by the coding sequence ATGAACAAGCCCGTGATGGTCTGTTTGGATCTGGAAGGGGTGCTGGTCCCTGAAATCTGGATCAACGTCGCGTTGAAGACCGGTATCGAGGATTTGAAAATCACGACCCGCGAAATGCCGGATTACGACAAGCTCATGAAACAACGTCTGGCGATTTTGGATCGTCATCATCTGAAGTTGGACGACATTCAAGAGGTCATTGCCGCTATGGGCCCCTTGGAGGGAGCCGCCGAGTTTCTTGGATGGCTCCGCGAACGATGCCAGGTCATCATCCTGTCCGATACGTTTTACCAATTTGCGCTTCCGCTTATGAGACAGTTAGGGTTTCCCACCTTATTTTGCAATCAACTGGAAGTGAACGACTCCGGTCGCATCGTCAACTACCACATGCGGATGCAGAACCAAAAGAAGCATGCCGTCGCAGCCTTCAAAGCCCTGAACTTTTGGATCATGGCTGCGGGAGACTCCTACAACGATACGGCCATGCTGGAGGAAGCGGACGCCGGGTTCTTCTTCAGACCTCCCGATCACCTGCCGAAGGAGTTTCCACAATTTCCCGTCACGCGGACCTATGACGAACTGCGGGAACGATTCATGACGGCCGGGAAGTTTTGCTGA
- a CDS encoding DUF58 domain-containing protein — protein MSGRSRSILRRLALRRSTRVTSEGALFLFLALAVGVAAVNTGNNLFYLLLSMMLSGVLVSGVAARSCLNRLEIRRHVPDLLFVNEPATAALVIKNGKRRWSSYALRLCDVTADGHGLDRGLAVHHLPPGAGRLLSYPLVPSKRGSLKLDEVSVSTSFPFGLFYKTACYSIPATVPVSPAIKPLPNGLLRELSGPGQERTVHRKGYGSDLYNLRLYQPGDDSRTIHWLTTARTSKLIVRETEAESHRRATIYLSLLAPDSHDAVFEEAVSLTASLLHHLTGLGYWLRLMVGSCCSSFGHGDAHLVELLRALAFCERRAPGEETLVFTDHSRSPDEWGRGAMIVVRSWRQAPVPITSDEISLIDMETMGGGGHVS, from the coding sequence GTGTCGGGGCGTAGTCGTTCCATTCTGCGCCGCCTTGCTCTCCGCCGATCGACACGGGTGACGTCGGAAGGAGCGTTGTTTCTGTTTCTGGCCCTGGCCGTCGGGGTGGCGGCGGTCAATACCGGCAACAATCTCTTTTACCTCCTCCTCTCCATGATGTTGAGCGGCGTGTTGGTCTCCGGCGTCGCGGCGCGGTCCTGCTTGAATCGATTGGAAATCCGCCGTCATGTGCCGGATCTGCTGTTCGTCAATGAGCCGGCGACGGCGGCGCTGGTGATCAAAAACGGAAAGAGGCGGTGGTCGAGCTATGCGTTGCGATTGTGTGATGTGACCGCCGATGGTCATGGCCTGGACCGGGGGCTCGCCGTTCATCACCTTCCGCCCGGGGCTGGCCGTCTTCTTTCCTACCCGCTCGTCCCTTCCAAGCGGGGTTCGCTCAAATTGGACGAAGTGTCGGTCTCGACTTCCTTTCCCTTCGGTCTCTTTTACAAAACGGCGTGCTATTCCATCCCCGCGACGGTTCCCGTGAGTCCGGCGATCAAGCCGCTTCCGAACGGATTGCTGCGGGAGCTGTCGGGACCGGGACAGGAACGGACCGTTCATCGAAAGGGATACGGCAGCGACCTGTACAATCTGCGCCTCTATCAGCCTGGGGATGACTCGCGGACCATCCACTGGTTGACGACCGCCAGGACCTCGAAGCTCATCGTTCGGGAGACGGAAGCGGAGAGTCATCGTCGGGCGACGATCTACTTATCGCTCCTCGCTCCGGACAGCCACGACGCGGTTTTCGAAGAAGCGGTCTCTCTGACGGCATCGCTGTTACATCACCTGACCGGCCTGGGGTATTGGCTCAGATTGATGGTGGGGTCGTGTTGCTCGTCCTTCGGTCACGGCGACGCCCACCTCGTTGAACTGCTACGGGCTTTGGCCTTTTGCGAACGTCGAGCACCAGGCGAGGAAACGCTAGTTTTCACCGATCATTCCCGGTCGCCGGATGAATGGGGTCGCGGGGCAATGATTGTCGTGCGATCCTGGCGGCAGGCGCCGGTTCCCATCACGTCCGACGAGATCTCTCTTATCGACATGGAGACAATGGGCGGGGGGGGCCATGTCTCTTGA
- a CDS encoding YkgJ family cysteine cluster protein, with translation MPTRPTGQYEISIQTAAGRVTTAVDVPTAFIPVTAITPLLRRLGEEAQRLEATRASEEGRRCSCAKGCAACCRMLVPLSPPEAFRLMEVIRLLPIEQQDRIAARLEQSKALLLSHGIWQRLLDVGESERPLNDDELAPLNEAYYSLRMPCPFLEDEVCSIYAERPSACRELLVTSPPDYCQDMANNPVDALPVPIRVSTVLGLLWGDLTGTPPRMIPLPILKNWVERHRPDSERTWQGFSLLEAALDKIWRFLSQARNGSQTEPLQGRPIRTSGVQQEFVTRMGESDR, from the coding sequence GTGCCGACTCGTCCAACCGGGCAATACGAGATCTCGATCCAGACGGCGGCGGGCCGCGTGACGACGGCGGTGGACGTTCCCACTGCGTTTATTCCCGTCACCGCCATCACTCCTTTGTTACGGCGATTGGGAGAAGAAGCTCAGCGATTGGAAGCGACGCGAGCCTCCGAAGAAGGTCGGCGGTGTTCCTGTGCCAAAGGATGCGCGGCCTGCTGCCGAATGTTGGTTCCGCTCTCTCCCCCGGAGGCCTTTCGTCTGATGGAGGTTATTCGCCTGTTACCCATTGAGCAACAAGATCGTATTGCCGCACGGTTGGAACAATCCAAAGCCCTTCTCCTCTCTCACGGCATCTGGCAACGGCTTCTTGACGTGGGAGAATCTGAGCGACCGCTGAATGATGACGAACTGGCGCCTCTGAATGAGGCGTACTATTCCCTGAGGATGCCATGCCCGTTTCTTGAGGACGAGGTGTGTTCGATCTACGCCGAACGGCCCTCTGCCTGCCGAGAGCTGTTGGTCACCTCGCCGCCGGATTATTGTCAAGATATGGCCAACAACCCGGTTGACGCCCTTCCGGTTCCCATTCGCGTCAGTACCGTCTTGGGATTGCTGTGGGGTGACCTGACCGGCACTCCCCCTCGGATGATCCCTCTTCCCATCCTCAAAAACTGGGTCGAACGCCACCGACCCGACAGTGAACGAACGTGGCAGGGTTTTTCCCTGCTTGAGGCCGCCCTCGACAAAATATGGCGGTTCCTCAGTCAGGCTCGGAACGGCTCACAAACCGAGCCTCTTCAGGGCAGGCCAATTCGCACAAGCGGAGTTCAGCAGGAGTTCGTTACAAGAATGGGAGAATCTGACCGATGA
- a CDS encoding ImmA/IrrE family metallo-endopeptidase, whose translation MAGIVKERKRSLRIPSRIVLPFGYRITVRQLSDAEMDRRDENADGIWDDESKTIYIRKRLPVTRRRYILAHELGHAWLDWQHRYMDDGKAST comes from the coding sequence ATGGCGGGAATTGTCAAGGAAAGAAAGCGGTCGTTGCGCATCCCCTCACGGATCGTGTTGCCATTTGGGTATCGGATTACCGTGAGGCAACTGTCGGACGCGGAAATGGACAGGCGCGACGAGAATGCCGACGGCATCTGGGATGACGAATCAAAGACCATTTATATCCGCAAACGGCTCCCTGTCACCCGTCGTCGATATATCCTGGCCCACGAGCTGGGCCATGCCTGGCTGGACTGGCAGCATCGGTACATGGACGACGGCAAAGCCAGTACGTAG